In a genomic window of Neisseria flavescens:
- a CDS encoding alanine/glycine:cation symporter family protein, with amino-acid sequence MDQFFEQLHGWINAINDPMWSGLVYMLLGAGLFFTVTTGFVQFRLFGRSIKEMLSGRKQGDDPHGITPFQAFVTGLASRVGVGNIAGVAIAIKLGGPGAVFWMWITALIGMSSAFVESSLAQLFKVRDYDNHHFRGGPAYYITQGLGQKWLGVLFALSLIFCFGFVFEAVQTNTIADTVKAAWGWEPHYVGVALVILTAPIIFGGIRRVSKAAEIVVPLMAVLYLFIALFIILTNLPMIPDVFGQIFGNAFNVEAAGGGFLGGLISQTMMMGIKRGLYSNEAGMGSAPNAAAAAEVKHPVSQGMIQMLGVFVDTIIVCSCTAFIILIYQQPYGDLSGAALTQAVIVSQVGQWGAGFLAVILFMFAFSTVIGNYAYAESNVQFIKSHWLVTAVFRMLVLAWVYFGAVANVPLVWDMADMAMGIMAWINLVAILFLSPLAFLLLKDYTAKLKMGKDPEFKLSEHPGLKRKIKSDIW; translated from the coding sequence ATGGATCAATTTTTCGAACAGCTTCACGGCTGGATAAATGCCATCAACGACCCAATGTGGTCGGGGTTGGTATATATGCTTTTAGGCGCAGGCCTATTTTTCACCGTTACTACCGGTTTTGTACAATTCCGCCTCTTCGGTCGCAGTATCAAAGAAATGCTGAGCGGCCGCAAACAAGGTGATGATCCGCACGGGATCACACCGTTCCAAGCATTCGTTACCGGCTTGGCCAGCCGCGTAGGCGTGGGCAACATCGCCGGCGTGGCGATTGCCATCAAACTCGGCGGGCCGGGCGCAGTGTTCTGGATGTGGATAACCGCCTTAATCGGCATGAGTTCTGCGTTTGTCGAATCCTCGCTGGCTCAACTCTTTAAAGTCCGGGACTACGACAACCACCACTTCCGAGGCGGCCCTGCCTACTACATCACTCAAGGCCTGGGACAAAAATGGCTGGGCGTTTTGTTCGCCCTGAGCCTGATTTTCTGTTTCGGCTTTGTATTTGAAGCCGTACAGACCAATACCATCGCCGATACCGTCAAAGCGGCGTGGGGTTGGGAGCCTCATTATGTCGGCGTTGCCCTGGTGATTTTAACCGCGCCGATTATCTTCGGCGGCATCAGGCGCGTATCTAAAGCGGCGGAAATCGTCGTGCCTTTAATGGCGGTTTTGTACCTCTTTATCGCGCTTTTCATCATTTTGACCAATCTTCCGATGATTCCGGACGTGTTCGGTCAGATTTTCGGCAACGCGTTTAATGTCGAAGCGGCGGGCGGCGGTTTCCTCGGCGGTCTGATTTCGCAAACGATGATGATGGGCATCAAACGCGGCCTGTATTCCAACGAGGCGGGTATGGGTTCCGCACCGAACGCCGCAGCAGCAGCCGAAGTGAAACACCCTGTTTCCCAAGGTATGATTCAAATGCTGGGCGTGTTTGTCGATACCATCATCGTTTGTTCTTGCACCGCCTTTATCATCTTGATTTACCAACAGCCTTATGGCGATTTGAGCGGCGCGGCATTGACGCAGGCGGTGATTGTCAGCCAAGTGGGCCAATGGGGCGCAGGCTTCCTTGCCGTCATCCTGTTTATGTTTGCCTTTTCCACCGTTATCGGCAACTATGCCTATGCCGAGTCCAACGTCCAATTCATCAAGAGCCATTGGCTGGTTACCGCCGTCTTCCGTATGCTGGTTTTGGCGTGGGTCTATTTCGGCGCGGTTGCCAATGTGCCTTTGGTATGGGATATGGCGGACATGGCCATGGGCATCATGGCATGGATTAACCTCGTCGCCATCCTGTTCCTGTCCCCACTTGCCTTCCTGCTGTTGAAAGACTACACAGCCAAGCTGAAAATGGGTAAAGACCCAGAGTTCAAACTCTCTGAACACCCAGGCTTGAAACGCAAAATCAAATCCGATATCTGGTAA
- the lysS gene encoding lysine--tRNA ligase, translated as MSEQNNPQIEPQLDENQIIALRREKLHDIRQQRNAYPNDFKRDSFAADLHTQYGEISKEELDPQGIPVKVAGRMMLKRQMGKASFATIQDVTGQIQLYLNNKGVSQEVLDDFNHWDLGDIVGAEGTLFKTNHGELTVRVSDIRLLSKSLRPLPDKHKGLSDQETKYRQRYVDLIANEESRNTFIKRSQIIQSVRNFMVGEHYLEVETPMMHPIPGGATAKPFVTHHNALDIPLYLRIAPELYLKRLVVGGLERVFEINRSFRNEGMSVRHNPEFTMIEFYEAFSDYERMMQMAEDIIRNASRTVNGTANITYNGKEVDLESPFERLTILEAIKKYNPHYTDEQLNDAEWLKKEIVKHGESLPPSPGIGSLQLALFEGCAEGKLWNPTFIVDYPVEVSPLARASDSKPGLTERFELFVVGRELANGYSELNDPEDQAERFKAQVAQKDAGDDEAMHYDADYIRAMEFGLPPTGGCGIGIDRLVMLLTDSQTIRDVILFPQMRPE; from the coding sequence ATGAGCGAACAAAACAATCCGCAAATCGAGCCGCAGTTGGACGAAAACCAAATCATCGCCCTGCGCCGCGAAAAACTGCACGACATCCGCCAACAGCGCAACGCCTATCCCAACGACTTCAAACGCGACAGCTTTGCCGCCGACCTGCATACCCAATACGGTGAAATCAGCAAAGAAGAACTCGACCCGCAAGGCATTCCTGTCAAAGTTGCCGGTCGCATGATGCTCAAACGTCAAATGGGTAAAGCCAGCTTCGCCACCATTCAAGACGTTACCGGTCAAATCCAGCTTTATCTGAACAACAAAGGCGTAAGTCAGGAAGTTTTGGACGACTTCAACCACTGGGACTTGGGCGACATCGTTGGCGCGGAAGGTACTTTGTTCAAAACCAACCACGGCGAATTGACCGTGCGCGTGTCCGACATCCGCCTGCTGTCCAAATCCCTGCGCCCTCTGCCGGACAAACACAAAGGCTTGAGCGATCAGGAAACCAAATACCGCCAACGCTATGTTGATTTGATTGCCAACGAAGAATCGCGCAATACCTTTATCAAACGCAGCCAAATCATCCAATCCGTGCGTAATTTTATGGTGGGCGAGCATTATCTCGAAGTCGAAACCCCGATGATGCACCCGATTCCCGGCGGCGCGACGGCGAAACCCTTCGTAACCCACCACAACGCTTTGGACATCCCGCTCTACCTGCGCATCGCCCCCGAGCTGTATCTGAAACGCCTGGTTGTCGGCGGCTTGGAACGCGTGTTTGAAATCAACCGCAGCTTCCGCAACGAAGGCATGTCCGTGCGCCACAACCCCGAATTTACGATGATTGAATTTTACGAAGCCTTCTCCGACTACGAACGTATGATGCAGATGGCGGAAGACATCATCAGAAACGCATCGCGCACAGTAAACGGTACGGCAAACATCACTTACAACGGCAAAGAAGTCGATTTGGAAAGCCCGTTTGAGCGTCTGACCATCCTCGAAGCCATCAAAAAATACAATCCGCACTACACCGACGAGCAGTTGAACGATGCGGAATGGCTGAAAAAAGAAATCGTCAAACACGGCGAAAGCCTGCCGCCGTCTCCGGGCATCGGCAGCCTGCAACTTGCCCTGTTTGAAGGTTGCGCCGAGGGCAAGCTGTGGAATCCGACCTTCATCGTCGATTACCCGGTCGAAGTTTCTCCGTTGGCACGCGCATCCGACAGCAAACCGGGCTTGACCGAACGCTTCGAGCTTTTCGTTGTCGGGCGCGAGCTGGCAAACGGCTATTCCGAGTTGAACGATCCGGAAGACCAGGCCGAACGCTTCAAAGCGCAAGTGGCGCAAAAAGACGCGGGCGACGACGAAGCGATGCACTATGATGCTGACTACATCCGCGCGATGGAATTCGGCCTGCCACCGACCGGCGGCTGTGGCATTGGTATCGACCGCCTGGTGATGCTGCTGACCGATTCGCAAACCATCCGCGACGTGATCCTGTTCCCGCAAATGCGTCCCGAATAA
- the aldA gene encoding aldehyde dehydrogenase: MKQLSMYINGRFETDFNGAWRDVLNPATEEVIAREPKGGKADVDRAVASARDAQTAWERLPAVERGAYLRKIAQGIRERADELTDTIVAEGGKTKDLARIEVMFTADYLDYQAEWARRYEGEIIQSDRPRENILLFKRPLGVIAGILPWNFPFFLIARKMGPALVTGNTIVVKPSSVTPINCHIFAEIVDAVGLPAGVFNVVNGPGAEIGNALASHPQVDMVSLTGSVEAGRQVMEAAATNITKVSLELGGKAPAIVLKDADLDLAIKSILASRVGNTGQICNCAERVYVHSSLKDAFIEKMTAAMKGVRYGNPAEAEAGALEMGPLIEERAVKAVAEKVERAVRQGATLVCGGKRAEGRGYFFEPTLLTDTDNSMDIMKEETFGPVLPVATFDTLDQVIALANDSEFGLTSSVYTTNLNEAFYVTRRLRFGETYINRENFEAMQGFHAGWKKSGIGGADGKHGLEEYLQTQVVYLETDI; the protein is encoded by the coding sequence ATGAAACAACTGTCTATGTATATTAACGGCCGCTTTGAAACCGACTTTAACGGCGCATGGCGTGATGTATTGAATCCGGCAACCGAAGAAGTCATCGCACGTGAGCCTAAAGGCGGAAAAGCCGATGTTGATCGTGCCGTTGCTTCGGCCAGAGATGCACAAACTGCATGGGAGCGTTTGCCTGCCGTTGAACGCGGCGCATACCTGCGCAAAATTGCCCAAGGCATCCGCGAACGCGCCGACGAGCTGACCGACACCATTGTCGCCGAAGGCGGCAAAACCAAAGATTTGGCACGCATAGAAGTCATGTTCACTGCCGATTATCTCGACTACCAAGCCGAATGGGCGCGCCGTTATGAAGGTGAAATCATCCAAAGCGACCGCCCGCGCGAAAATATTTTATTGTTCAAACGTCCTTTGGGCGTAATCGCCGGCATTTTGCCGTGGAACTTCCCCTTCTTCCTGATTGCCCGCAAAATGGGTCCCGCTTTGGTAACGGGCAACACCATCGTCGTCAAACCCAGCAGCGTAACCCCGATCAACTGCCACATCTTCGCCGAAATCGTCGATGCGGTCGGACTGCCAGCAGGCGTGTTCAACGTTGTGAACGGTCCGGGTGCGGAAATCGGCAATGCCTTGGCATCACATCCGCAAGTCGATATGGTCAGCCTGACCGGTTCTGTAGAAGCAGGCCGCCAAGTAATGGAAGCCGCCGCCACCAACATTACCAAAGTCTCATTGGAACTCGGCGGCAAAGCCCCTGCCATCGTTCTGAAAGATGCCGACTTGGATCTGGCCATCAAATCCATCTTGGCTTCACGCGTGGGCAATACCGGCCAAATCTGTAACTGCGCCGAACGCGTATATGTCCACAGCAGCCTGAAAGACGCATTTATTGAAAAAATGACCGCCGCCATGAAAGGCGTACGCTACGGCAACCCGGCCGAAGCCGAAGCAGGCGCGCTGGAAATGGGCCCGTTGATTGAAGAGCGTGCTGTCAAAGCCGTTGCCGAGAAAGTCGAACGCGCAGTTAGACAAGGCGCGACCTTGGTTTGCGGCGGCAAACGAGCCGAAGGACGCGGCTATTTCTTCGAGCCTACCCTGCTGACCGATACCGACAACAGTATGGACATCATGAAGGAAGAAACCTTCGGCCCCGTCCTGCCGGTTGCCACTTTCGACACACTCGACCAAGTCATCGCTTTGGCAAACGACAGCGAATTCGGCCTGACCAGCTCCGTCTATACCACCAATTTGAATGAAGCGTTTTATGTAACCCGCCGCCTGCGTTTCGGCGAAACCTACATCAACCGCGAGAACTTCGAAGCCATGCAGGGCTTCCATGCCGGTTGGAAAAAATCAGGTATCGGCGGCGCCGATGGCAAACATGGTTTGGAAGAATATCTGCAAACCCAAGTCGTTTATTTGGAAACCGATATCTAA
- a CDS encoding Ag473 family lipoprotein has protein sequence MKKLLIAAMMVAGLAACTQEAKKETQEAASAVASDVNAAAENAASAVDAAASEAKGAAEQAVSDVKDAAADAKATADKAVSDAKDAAGKAVGEAKEAVSDAKDAAKDAAKDAMGKAADATQEAADKLKDAAK, from the coding sequence ATGAAAAAATTATTGATTGCTGCAATGATGGTAGCCGGCTTGGCGGCGTGTACACAAGAAGCGAAAAAAGAAACCCAAGAGGCGGCTTCTGCTGTTGCTTCCGATGTAAACGCTGCTGCTGAAAATGCAGCTTCTGCTGTTGATGCTGCTGCTTCTGAAGCCAAAGGTGCGGCTGAGCAAGCTGTTTCTGATGTTAAAGACGCTGCTGCAGATGCTAAAGCAACTGCAGATAAAGCAGTTTCTGACGCTAAAGATGCTGCCGGTAAAGCGGTTGGAGAAGCTAAAGAAGCGGTTTCTGATGCTAAAGATGCTGCCAAAGACGCAGCTAAAGACGCTATGGGTAAAGCAGCCGATGCGACTCAAGAAGCAGCCGACAAATTGAAAGACGCTGCTAAATAA
- a CDS encoding TerC family protein, which yields MTQYPSVGSPMFYGIFFIAVLIMIAIDMVSLKKNGAHKVSIKEALAWSGIWVAVSCAFAGWLYFELAGNPTYGAVVAKEKVLEFFTGYVLEKSLAVDNIFVFLMIFGYFKVEPKFQHRVLLYGVFGAIVLRAIMIFIGAALVQQFEWILYLFGAFLLYTGIHMMKPEAEAEEDLSQNKILTLLKKVIPTSQQFDGEKFFTIENGKRIATPLFLVLIMIELSDVIFAVDSIPAIFAVTTDPFIVLTSNIFAILGLRAMYFLLADFAERFIFLKYGLAFVLSFIGIKMLIMHWVHIPISISLSVVFGALGASILTSLVYTRQQEKK from the coding sequence ATGACCCAATACCCGTCCGTCGGCTCACCGATGTTTTACGGCATCTTCTTTATTGCCGTCTTAATCATGATCGCCATCGATATGGTATCGCTGAAAAAAAACGGCGCCCACAAAGTCAGTATCAAAGAAGCCCTTGCTTGGAGCGGCATTTGGGTAGCCGTATCCTGCGCATTTGCAGGCTGGCTCTATTTTGAATTGGCGGGTAACCCGACTTACGGGGCCGTTGTCGCCAAAGAAAAAGTCCTCGAATTCTTCACCGGCTATGTACTCGAAAAATCCCTTGCCGTCGATAACATCTTCGTTTTCCTGATGATTTTCGGCTACTTCAAAGTCGAACCCAAATTCCAACACCGCGTCTTGCTCTATGGTGTATTCGGTGCCATCGTCCTGCGCGCCATTATGATCTTCATCGGCGCAGCCTTGGTACAACAATTTGAATGGATTTTGTACCTCTTCGGCGCCTTCCTCTTATACACCGGCATTCACATGATGAAACCGGAAGCCGAAGCTGAAGAAGACCTTTCCCAAAACAAGATCCTGACCCTACTCAAAAAAGTCATTCCGACCAGCCAACAGTTTGACGGTGAAAAATTCTTTACCATCGAAAACGGTAAACGCATCGCTACGCCGCTTTTTCTGGTATTGATTATGATCGAATTGAGCGACGTCATCTTCGCTGTGGACAGCATCCCCGCTATTTTTGCCGTAACCACCGACCCTTTCATCGTCCTCACTTCCAATATTTTTGCCATCTTGGGCCTGCGCGCCATGTACTTCTTACTGGCAGACTTTGCCGAACGCTTTATTTTCCTTAAATACGGCTTGGCTTTCGTGTTGAGCTTTATCGGTATCAAGATGCTGATTATGCACTGGGTGCATATCCCGATTTCCATTTCCCTGTCCGTCGTCTTCGGCGCACTGGGCGCATCCATCCTGACTTCTTTGGTGTACACGCGTCAGCAAGAGAAAAAATAA
- a CDS encoding CopD family copper resistance protein translates to MSTYALAHIIHVYCAIAFVGGVFFEMLVLSVLHTGRVSRESRREVERAMSHRAVRVMPIVVITLFISGIVMVYNRYLPTLHHPLDSAFSIMLSVKILLAVSVLVHFAIAVVKMARHTLTVGWSKYIHAVVFSHMLFIVFFAKAMFYLSW, encoded by the coding sequence ATGAGTACCTACGCACTGGCACACATCATCCACGTTTATTGCGCGATTGCCTTTGTCGGCGGCGTATTTTTCGAAATGCTGGTTCTCTCCGTTTTGCACACCGGCCGCGTTTCGCGCGAATCGCGCCGCGAAGTCGAACGTGCCATGTCCCATCGTGCCGTCCGCGTGATGCCGATTGTCGTCATCACCCTTTTCATCAGCGGCATCGTCATGGTGTACAACCGTTATCTGCCAACGCTGCACCATCCTCTCGACAGTGCCTTCAGCATTATGTTGAGCGTCAAAATCCTGTTGGCAGTAAGCGTTTTGGTACATTTTGCCATCGCCGTTGTCAAAATGGCCCGACACACCCTCACTGTCGGCTGGTCGAAATACATACACGCCGTTGTCTTCAGCCATATGCTGTTTATCGTCTTTTTTGCCAAGGCGATGTTCTACCTGTCTTGGTAA
- a CDS encoding glycine zipper 2TM domain-containing protein, producing MKKTFAKTVTLIMLAASLGACANMTQTQRNTAAGAVLGGVAGNLIGGDTGSTLGGAALGGVIGSQVHTRY from the coding sequence ATGAAGAAAACTTTTGCAAAAACTGTGACCTTGATCATGCTGGCTGCCTCTTTGGGTGCATGTGCCAATATGACTCAAACCCAACGCAACACTGCTGCTGGTGCGGTATTGGGTGGCGTGGCAGGTAACTTGATTGGTGGCGATACCGGCTCTACCTTGGGTGGTGCGGCTTTGGGCGGCGTTATCGGCAGTCAGGTTCATACCCGCTACTAA
- a CDS encoding hydrogen peroxide-inducible genes activator: MTLTELRYIVAVAQERHFGRAARRCFVSQPTLSIAIKKLEEELSVSLFDRSSNDIITTEAGERIVAQARRVLEEAELIKHLANEEQNELEGAFKLGLIFTVAPYLLPKLITALRETAPKMPLMLEENYTHILTESLKRGDVDAIVVAEPFQEPGIVTEPLYDEPFFVIVPKGHHFEELDAVTPQLLSEEQVLLLSEGNCMCDQVLASCSELASKQKIQGLTNTLQGSSINTIRHMVASGLAISVMPATALTENDHMLFSIIPFEGNAPHRRVVLAYRRNFVRPKALTALRTAILQSQLTGVTFVNE, translated from the coding sequence ATGACCTTGACCGAATTGCGTTACATCGTAGCCGTCGCACAAGAACGTCACTTCGGACGTGCCGCACGACGCTGCTTTGTCAGCCAGCCCACCCTCTCCATCGCCATCAAAAAGCTGGAGGAAGAGCTGTCGGTATCCCTGTTCGACCGTAGCAGCAACGACATCATCACGACCGAAGCAGGCGAGCGCATTGTCGCCCAAGCCCGCCGGGTTCTGGAAGAAGCGGAACTCATCAAACACCTTGCCAATGAAGAGCAAAACGAATTGGAAGGTGCGTTCAAACTCGGCCTGATTTTTACCGTTGCCCCCTACCTTCTGCCCAAGCTCATTACCGCGCTGCGTGAAACCGCGCCGAAAATGCCGCTGATGCTGGAAGAGAACTATACCCACATCCTGACCGAGTCGCTCAAACGTGGCGATGTCGATGCAATCGTCGTTGCCGAACCGTTCCAAGAGCCGGGCATCGTAACCGAGCCTCTGTATGACGAACCTTTCTTCGTCATTGTTCCCAAAGGCCATCACTTTGAAGAACTTGATGCCGTTACGCCCCAGCTTTTGAGCGAAGAACAAGTGTTGCTGCTATCCGAAGGCAACTGTATGTGCGACCAAGTGTTGGCAAGCTGTTCCGAATTGGCTTCCAAACAGAAAATCCAAGGTTTGACCAATACCCTGCAAGGCAGCTCCATCAACACCATCCGCCACATGGTTGCCAGCGGTTTGGCCATCAGCGTCATGCCGGCTACCGCCTTGACCGAAAACGACCATATGCTTTTCAGCATTATCCCGTTTGAAGGCAATGCGCCGCACCGCCGTGTCGTTTTGGCCTATCGCCGCAACTTTGTCCGCCCGAAAGCACTGACTGCTTTGCGCACTGCCATTTTGCAATCGCAACTGACCGGTGTAACCTTCGTCAACGAATAA
- the minE gene encoding cell division topological specificity factor MinE, with the protein MSLLDMLFGRKPKTATVARDRLQIIIAQERAQEGQAPDYLPTLRKELLEVLSKYVNVSLDDIRISQEKQDGLDVLELNITLPEQKKA; encoded by the coding sequence ATGTCACTGCTCGATATGCTGTTCGGCAGAAAGCCGAAAACCGCCACAGTCGCGCGCGACCGCCTGCAAATCATCATCGCTCAAGAACGCGCACAAGAAGGCCAAGCTCCGGACTATCTGCCGACCCTGCGTAAAGAGTTGTTGGAAGTCCTGTCCAAATACGTCAACGTATCATTGGACGACATCCGCATCTCCCAAGAGAAACAAGACGGCTTGGACGTTCTTGAGCTGAACATCACCCTGCCGGAACAAAAAAAGGCTTAA
- the minD gene encoding septum site-determining protein MinD translates to MSKIIVVTSGKGGVGKTTTSASIATGLALRGHKTAVIDFDVGLRNLDLIMGCERRVVYDLINVIHGEATLNQALIKDKNCENLYILPASQTRDKDALTREGVENVMKELASKKMGFEFIICDSPAGIEQGALMALYFADEAIITTNPEVSSVRDSDRILGILQSKSRKAEQGGTVKEHLLITRYSPERVAKGEMLSVQDICDILRIPLIGVIPESQNVLQASNAGEPVIHQDNAAAAEAYKDVIARLLGENREMRFLEAEKKSFLKRLFGG, encoded by the coding sequence GTGTCCAAAATCATCGTAGTAACTTCAGGTAAAGGCGGCGTAGGCAAGACCACTACCAGCGCCAGCATCGCAACCGGCCTGGCCCTGCGTGGCCACAAAACTGCCGTGATCGACTTCGACGTCGGTTTGCGCAACCTTGACCTGATTATGGGTTGCGAACGCCGCGTCGTATACGACCTCATCAACGTCATCCACGGCGAAGCGACTCTCAACCAAGCCCTGATTAAAGACAAAAACTGCGAAAACCTCTACATCCTGCCTGCATCGCAAACCCGCGATAAAGACGCACTGACCCGCGAAGGCGTGGAGAACGTGATGAAAGAGCTGGCCAGCAAAAAAATGGGCTTCGAATTCATCATCTGCGATTCCCCTGCCGGTATCGAACAAGGTGCGCTGATGGCACTCTACTTTGCCGACGAAGCCATCATTACCACCAATCCGGAAGTATCCAGCGTCCGCGACTCCGACCGTATCTTGGGCATTTTGCAAAGCAAATCCCGCAAAGCAGAACAAGGCGGCACTGTTAAAGAGCACCTGCTGATTACCCGCTACTCCCCTGAGCGCGTAGCCAAAGGCGAAATGCTGTCTGTACAAGACATCTGCGACATCTTGCGTATTCCGTTGATCGGTGTGATTCCTGAATCACAAAACGTTCTGCAAGCTTCCAACGCCGGCGAGCCTGTCATCCACCAAGACAATGCCGCCGCCGCAGAAGCTTATAAAGACGTTATCGCCCGCCTCTTGGGTGAAAACCGCGAAATGCGTTTCCTCGAAGCTGAGAAGAAAAGCTTCTTAAAACGACTGTTCGGAGGTTAA
- the minC gene encoding septum site-determining protein MinC — MKPAFDIKTSRLDVLSIHLHTADLTELEEFLRQLAGQSQDEFVPFILDVQDFDHPESIDLGGMISLFARYGMQILGLHHTSDTWAAAAARYHLVFKQGNSTQAADTQAAPAPRQAPQPQDVQATVINNPTVLVSTPVRTGQQVYAENGDLIVTGIVSQGAELIADGNIHVYAPMRGRALAGAKGNTNARIFIHSMQAELVSVAGIYRNFEQDLPEHLHKKPVQVSLQDNRLVISAIDAE; from the coding sequence ATGAAACCCGCATTCGACATAAAAACGTCACGTTTGGACGTCTTATCCATCCATCTGCACACCGCAGATTTAACCGAATTGGAAGAATTCCTGCGCCAACTGGCAGGCCAATCCCAAGACGAATTCGTTCCCTTCATTTTAGACGTACAAGATTTCGACCACCCCGAATCCATCGATTTGGGCGGCATGATTTCCCTGTTTGCCCGTTACGGCATGCAAATCTTAGGGCTGCACCACACCAGTGACACATGGGCGGCAGCAGCGGCGCGTTACCACTTGGTATTCAAACAAGGCAACTCCACCCAGGCAGCCGACACACAGGCAGCGCCTGCCCCCCGCCAAGCACCGCAGCCGCAAGACGTACAAGCCACCGTTATTAACAATCCGACCGTATTGGTCAGCACGCCCGTGCGTACCGGCCAGCAGGTTTACGCTGAAAACGGCGACCTCATCGTCACCGGCATCGTCAGCCAAGGTGCGGAACTTATCGCCGACGGCAACATCCATGTTTACGCCCCCATGCGCGGCAGAGCGTTGGCCGGTGCCAAAGGCAATACCAACGCGCGCATCTTTATTCATTCCATGCAGGCCGAATTAGTCTCCGTTGCCGGTATCTACCGCAACTTCGAGCAAGACCTGCCCGAGCATCTGCACAAAAAACCCGTACAAGTATCATTGCAAGACAACCGACTGGTTATCAGCGCAATCGACGCCGAATAA
- a CDS encoding FAD-binding domain-containing protein has protein sequence MKSAHVLVWFRRNLRLHDNAALNAAVASGLPIACVWVSQRPSENHNSRQSLFHYQAAQELHTRLAAHHIPLYVVASDEDLLPLAAALNAHTVITDEAYTEAEIRQDNHLWHNFDRAGITLQHANDRGILAKSPLMDANGLPYTDFAAYKQAWLQAYSGQRPSETELPVQTGQNVPLFPAHTGAVLPAYQQGGETAALTQWHAFKQNLVHYPITQTFPARKNTSLLNAYLSAGCISPRLLAAEGLANRHFEWLEKLIFRDYCYQLAYHRRLPETTDAAPVREYWRHGQTGVPIIDASIRGLEATGHLHPILQQLCAHYFCHALNFDPNQGIAWTASVQTGTDPALNQANWHFAAQDTATVRYAHRSHQIDPDGSYIRSYVPELAHLPSTLIHTPWAAADDIDTHGYPFPKAV, from the coding sequence ATGAAATCTGCTCACGTCCTTGTCTGGTTCCGCCGCAACCTCCGCCTGCACGACAATGCCGCGCTTAATGCCGCCGTTGCAAGCGGTTTACCCATCGCCTGCGTCTGGGTCAGCCAAAGGCCGTCTGAAAACCACAATTCGCGTCAAAGCCTGTTCCACTATCAAGCCGCGCAAGAGCTGCATACCCGTCTGGCGGCGCATCATATCCCTTTATATGTCGTCGCTTCCGATGAAGACCTCCTCCCCTTGGCTGCTGCACTCAATGCCCATACCGTCATCACAGACGAAGCCTACACCGAAGCCGAAATCCGCCAAGACAACCACCTCTGGCACAATTTCGACCGGGCAGGCATTACCCTGCAACACGCCAACGACCGCGGCATTTTGGCCAAATCCCCCCTCATGGATGCCAACGGCCTGCCCTACACCGATTTTGCCGCCTATAAACAAGCATGGTTGCAGGCTTATTCAGGACAAAGGCCGTCTGAAACCGAATTGCCTGTTCAAACCGGACAAAACGTTCCACTGTTTCCAGCCCATACCGGCGCAGTATTGCCTGCCTATCAACAGGGTGGCGAAACCGCAGCCTTAACGCAATGGCACGCGTTCAAACAGAATTTGGTTCACTACCCGATTACCCAAACCTTTCCGGCACGAAAAAACACCAGCCTCCTCAATGCCTACCTGTCCGCAGGCTGCATTTCACCGCGCCTGCTGGCCGCCGAAGGCTTGGCAAACCGACATTTCGAGTGGCTGGAAAAACTTATTTTCCGCGACTACTGCTACCAGCTCGCCTACCACCGCCGCCTGCCCGAAACAACCGATGCCGCTCCGGTACGCGAATACTGGCGACACGGCCAAACCGGCGTGCCCATCATCGATGCCTCCATCCGCGGCCTCGAAGCCACCGGCCACTTACACCCCATTCTCCAGCAGCTGTGCGCCCACTATTTCTGCCATGCGCTCAACTTCGATCCCAACCAAGGCATCGCGTGGACAGCCTCCGTCCAAACCGGCACCGACCCCGCGCTCAACCAAGCCAACTGGCACTTCGCCGCACAAGACACAGCCACCGTACGCTATGCCCACCGTTCGCATCAAATCGATCCCGACGGCAGCTACATCCGCAGTTACGTCCCCGAATTGGCGCACCTGCCGTCCACCCTTATCCACACGCCGTGGGCCGCCGCCGATGACATCGACACACACGGCTACCCCTTTCCCAAGGCCGTCTGA